A single genomic interval of Pyrus communis chromosome 7, drPyrComm1.1, whole genome shotgun sequence harbors:
- the LOC137739221 gene encoding F-box/FBD/LRR-repeat protein At5g22660-like, producing MDSKAKRQTPPGDRISELPDAILCHLLSFLPTLHAVRTTILSTRWNNVWCTSAPISLQFDSRDFSSGPQQQTRFMRFVDCVIKLCGSSCNIRRLCLHCHSFAFKDEDFSRIHRWISTAIKNNVIDLDLYLFSNNNYDSFEKFEMPPSVFQCRSLVSLKLDTNCLTYSPSTSGCFPSLKYLHVTFRDYINERRVKIFLNCPALEDLTIVENVGGDVLELNISAPQLKTLTTDNLDCKFFVDAPRLENLNVNIDWPSLTSNYVLDNSKSLVKAKVHVKYIAPKHKHRYPSYVPNISKLLAGTSSVKYLTFLAPQYLEARYLPDYENLNQLELDLRCFCWDLVIELLKKCPSMKHLILNLHRTAWNHDYKPVNPPTLVPGCLSSHLKTVSMRGFHGEQEEVQVLKYLLNYGEVLNKITISTRNFVGNPACLTKEDLCKEILLFQKGSETCQVEVI from the coding sequence ATGGATTCGAAAGCAAAACGCCAAACTCCTCCTGGAGATAGGATCAGTGAATTACCGGATGCAATTCTTTGTCACTTACTTTCGTTCCTTCCAACTTTACATGCCGTGCGGACCACGATTTTGTCTACAAGATGGAACAACGTATGGTGTACCAGTGCTCCCATTAGCCTACAGTTTGATAGCAGAGATTTTTCTTCTGGACCTCAACAACAAACGAGGTTTATGAGATTTGTTGACTGCGTGATTAAATTATGCGGCTCATCATGCAACATTAGAAGACTATGTCTTCACTGTCACTCTTTCGCTTTCAAAGATGAAGATTTCTCTCGCATTCATAGATGGATATCCACTGCCATAAAAAACAATGTCATTGACCTTGATCTTTATTTGTTTAGTAATAATAATTATGATTCCTTCGAGAAATTTGAAATGCCTCCTAGCGTTTTCCAGTGCAGATCATTGGTGAGTCTGAAGTTGGACACAAATTGTCTTACCTATAGTCCATCTACATCAGGTTGTTTCCCAAGCCTCAAGTACCTTCATGTTACGTTTCGGGACTATATTAATGAGAGAAGGGTAAAGATCTTTCTGAACTGCCCTGCTCTTGAAGATTTGACTATAGTTGAAAACGTGGGTGGAGATGTTTTGGAACTTAACATCTCCGCACCTCAGCTGAAGACGTTAACAACTGATAATCTCGACTGCAAGTTTTTCGTTGATGCCCCGAGACTTGAAAACCTCAATGTCAACATCGATTGGCCTTCTTTGACGTCGAATTATGTTTTGGACAATTCTAAatctttggtcaaggccaaagTTCACGTCAAATATATAGCACCAAAACATAAGCATCGATATCCATCTTATGTTCCCAATATATCTAAGTTACTTGCAGGTACTTCAAGTGTTAAATATTTAACATTTTTAGCTCCTCAGTATCTGGAAGCACGCTATCTGCCGGATTATGAGAATCTGAACCAACTGGAGTTAGATCTTCGTTGCTTTTGCTGGGACCTTGTAATAGAGTTGCTCAAGAAATGTCCTAGTATGAAACACTTGATCTTAAACCTTCATCGTACGGCATGGAATCACGATTACAAGCCAGTCAATCCACCAACGCTTGTGCCGGGGTGTCTCTCGTCACACCTTAAGACTGTCTCTATGCGTGGATTCCACGGAGAACAGGAGGAGGTTCAAGTGCTCAAGTACTTGTTAAACTACGGTGAGGTTTTGAATAAGATTACTATTTCTACAAGGAATTTCGTAGGTAATCCCGCATGTCTTACAAAAGAGGACTTGTGCAAGGAAATTTTGTTGTTTCAAAAGGGTTCAGAGACATGCCAAGTTGAAGTTATCTAG
- the LOC137739222 gene encoding DNA replication licensing factor MCM2-like — translation MAVGMNGHDQLIMDFDEDEYISDDDNVDDDDGYFSGIEEEDDYFGDEYHCDQYYCFEFGQDLKFEKMLFPEGTIKEWVAKDEVRRFIAEKFKKFLLTFVNHHSKNVQQQHDETEVEYVRLINQMVSANKCSLVINYEQLLPVQIQIARWMIKSPRLILETFEDAAKNVVLNLHPNYKNVHPSIYVRITNLRKCVSIRNISETHLDALICIRGLVTRCSNIFPKLQQATSSSRNYQILTLQESSGSVPACRLPRCVEVIVSNDLIDSALSGDEIEVTGIYTDKFDLSLNANNGTPEFATVVEANYIAKTKSRD, via the exons ATGGCAGTAGGAATGAATGGGCATGACCAGCTAATCATGGATTTCGATGAGGACGAATACATTAGCGACGACGACAATGTTGACGACGACGACGGATACTTTAGCGGCATCGAGGAAGAGGACGACTACTTTGGAGACGAATACCACTGCGACCAGTACTACTGCTTCGAGTTCGGCCAAGATCTCAAGTTTGAGAAGATGTTATTTCCTGAGGGGACGATCAAAGAGTGGGTTGCTAAAGATGAAGTGCGAAGATTTATAGCtgagaaattcaaaaaatttctaCTCACCTTTGTCAATCATCACAGTAAAAATGTTCAGCAGCAGCATGATGAAACTGAAGTTGAGTACGTGCGCCTCATCAATCAGATGGTGTCAG CCAACAAGTGTAGTCTGGTGATCAATTACGAGCAGCTTCTCCCCGTTCAAATCCAAATTGCCCGTTGGATGATCAAATCCCCCCGACTTATTCTGGAAACCTTTGAAGATGCTGCCAAAAATGTTGTGCTTAATTTACACCCAAACTACAAAAATGTCCATCCAAGCATCTACGTTCGCATAACCAACCTCCGCAAGTGCGTTTCCATTCGCAACATTAG CGAAACCCATTTGGATGCCTTGATTTGCATTCGAGGGCTTGTGACCCGATGCTCTAACATATTTCCTAAGTTGCAACAG GCAACATCGTCGTCCAGGAATTATCAGATACTCACACTCCAAGAGAGCTCCGGAAGTGTGCCTGCATGTCGACTTCCGAGATGCGTGGAAGTGATAGTATCGAATGATCTGATTGATTCTGCCCTTTCTGGGGACGAGATA GAGGTCACCGGCATTTATACAGATAAATTCGACTTATCGTTGAATGCAAACAATGGAACTCCGGAGTTTGCCACTGTGGTTGAAGCAAATTATATCGCCAAGACCAAGAGCCGGGATTGA